The following proteins are encoded in a genomic region of Sorangiineae bacterium MSr12523:
- a CDS encoding Bax inhibitor-1/YccA family protein, which produces MNQYSRSYGAAQVRSAESVASYLRRVYLLFTGGVFFAIAGALAALYLGEPAVIRAGRGVTLEVPPLVAFGMQHWLMMIVIYLGAFFAASALRWRPGINVAALFGYTTITGVFLAPTLFFAQLMASQGATLDASPVRDAFLLTGLAFTGLSGYVLVTRKNFSFMGAALNMGLWVIIGASFLGIFLHSAVFHLAIASVGVLLFSGYILYDTSRLLHDRSQNDAVGAALGLFLNVVNLFLFLLRILSSSRER; this is translated from the coding sequence ATGAACCAGTATTCCAGGTCGTACGGCGCAGCGCAGGTCCGCTCCGCGGAGTCGGTGGCGAGCTACCTGCGGCGCGTGTACCTGCTTTTCACCGGCGGCGTTTTCTTCGCCATCGCCGGAGCGCTCGCCGCGCTTTACCTTGGCGAGCCTGCCGTCATCCGCGCCGGCCGCGGCGTCACCCTGGAGGTACCGCCTCTGGTGGCCTTTGGGATGCAGCACTGGCTCATGATGATCGTCATCTACCTGGGCGCGTTCTTCGCGGCATCCGCGCTGCGTTGGCGTCCGGGCATCAACGTAGCCGCGCTCTTTGGCTACACCACCATCACCGGCGTTTTCCTCGCGCCGACGCTCTTCTTCGCGCAGCTCATGGCCTCGCAAGGCGCCACGCTCGACGCATCGCCGGTGCGTGATGCGTTCTTGCTCACCGGCCTCGCCTTCACCGGCCTCTCCGGCTACGTGCTGGTCACGCGCAAGAATTTCTCCTTCATGGGTGCCGCCCTCAACATGGGCCTCTGGGTCATCATCGGCGCGTCGTTCTTGGGCATCTTTTTGCACTCTGCCGTGTTCCACCTGGCGATTGCTAGCGTCGGTGTTCTGCTCTTCTCGGGCTACATCCTCTACGACACCTCGCGACTGCTTCATGATCGGTCGCAGAACGATGCCGTGGGCGCTGCACTCGGACTGTTCCTCAACGTCGTGAACCTGTTCCTCTTCCTGCTGCGCATCCTGTCCTCGTCGCGCGAGCGCTGA
- a CDS encoding 1-acyl-sn-glycerol-3-phosphate acyltransferase has product MKIRDAALGIYTHLEFVTCVTAFLPILAVSHLRHRGDVTQRAPGRWMRRLGRTAGALTPLWNFTIEGEPPPDIERKAHVVVANHPSEADPFLLARLPWDMRWVAKEELFKQPLTGWALTFGGDIALRRGDGTSVRSMMDECERALEGGISIMIFPEGTRTRNDDEMRFRDGAFDLAIRTKTPLLPIAVAGTKGLRPKAAPWIARGHACAKILEPLATEHLTAADVGALRDRSRDAIAAVLPDLRDRYGC; this is encoded by the coding sequence ATGAAGATCCGTGATGCGGCCCTGGGGATTTACACCCACCTGGAGTTCGTGACGTGCGTCACGGCGTTTCTGCCCATCCTGGCCGTCTCGCACCTGCGGCACCGCGGTGATGTGACGCAGCGCGCGCCGGGGCGCTGGATGCGGCGCCTCGGACGCACGGCGGGCGCGCTCACGCCGCTGTGGAACTTCACCATCGAGGGGGAGCCGCCGCCGGACATCGAGCGGAAGGCCCACGTGGTCGTCGCGAACCATCCCTCCGAGGCGGACCCTTTTCTCCTCGCCCGGCTGCCGTGGGACATGCGGTGGGTTGCCAAAGAGGAGCTGTTCAAGCAGCCGCTCACCGGCTGGGCACTGACCTTCGGTGGCGACATTGCACTTCGTCGCGGCGACGGCACCAGCGTGCGGTCCATGATGGACGAATGCGAGCGCGCCCTCGAGGGCGGCATCTCCATCATGATTTTTCCCGAGGGCACGCGCACGCGGAACGACGACGAGATGCGCTTCCGCGATGGCGCGTTCGATCTGGCCATTCGCACCAAGACGCCGCTGCTTCCCATTGCCGTTGCCGGCACGAAGGGCCTGCGGCCGAAAGCGGCGCCCTGGATCGCGCGCGGGCATGCCTGCGCAAAGATCCTGGAGCCCCTGGCCACGGAGCACCTGACGGCGGCCGACGTGGGCGCGCTGCGGGATCGATCCCGCGACGCCATCGCCGCCGTGCTTCCCGATCTACGCGATCGGTACGGCTGCTAG